Proteins encoded in a region of the Isosphaeraceae bacterium EP7 genome:
- a CDS encoding tagatose 1,6-diphosphate aldolase produces MAVAATTPRLLGATALLGKGLTPGKLRGLQRISNPNGTLTMLALDQNSSMIEMAAKALKGKGQDREPTYEEVVDAKLDMMRHMAPAASGILIDSYYGAWPAIATGAAPADKGLLVRVEKSGSPKNKLGGPMGEIEAGWSVEKIKLMGADAVKLLAPFEPGELISAEHQFAFIQHVYEECKKYDILFLLEPVSFNYGTEKKTDKTYFDRKAETTIEAARQLSRFCDVYKAEFPGTLGHESDDQLADNLHALSEASERPWVLLSAGVDYDQYLKQVHMAMESGCSGVLGGRAFWKEYFLQDGAEGRSKFAAETGFNRVSEVAKVVIEHGSPWWAKYGLAKDDFLGIRAAEGWHARYAPWASAAGGTGGHVVRAGEVY; encoded by the coding sequence ATGGCTGTCGCCGCCACCACCCCGCGCCTCCTGGGCGCGACCGCACTGCTCGGCAAGGGACTGACCCCCGGCAAGCTCCGCGGCCTGCAACGGATCAGCAACCCCAACGGCACGCTGACCATGCTGGCCCTCGACCAGAACAGCTCGATGATCGAGATGGCCGCCAAGGCCCTCAAGGGCAAGGGCCAGGATCGCGAGCCGACCTACGAAGAGGTCGTCGACGCCAAGCTCGACATGATGCGGCACATGGCCCCGGCCGCCTCGGGCATCCTCATCGACAGCTACTACGGCGCCTGGCCGGCCATCGCCACCGGCGCCGCGCCGGCCGACAAGGGCCTGCTCGTCCGCGTCGAGAAGTCCGGCAGCCCCAAGAACAAGCTCGGCGGCCCGATGGGCGAGATCGAGGCCGGCTGGTCGGTCGAGAAGATCAAGCTGATGGGCGCCGACGCCGTCAAGCTGCTCGCCCCGTTCGAGCCCGGCGAGCTGATCTCCGCCGAGCACCAGTTCGCCTTCATCCAGCACGTCTACGAAGAGTGCAAGAAGTACGACATCCTCTTCCTGCTCGAGCCGGTCTCCTTCAACTACGGCACCGAGAAGAAGACCGACAAGACCTACTTCGACCGCAAGGCCGAGACCACCATCGAGGCGGCCCGCCAGCTCAGCCGCTTCTGCGACGTCTACAAGGCCGAGTTCCCCGGCACCCTGGGGCACGAGTCCGACGACCAGCTCGCCGACAACCTTCACGCCCTGAGCGAAGCTAGCGAGCGCCCCTGGGTGCTCCTCTCCGCCGGCGTCGACTATGACCAGTACCTCAAGCAGGTGCACATGGCCATGGAAAGCGGCTGCTCCGGCGTGCTCGGCGGCCGTGCCTTCTGGAAGGAATACTTCCTCCAGGACGGCGCCGAAGGCCGAAGCAAGTTCGCCGCCGAGACCGGCTTCAACCGCGTCTCCGAGGTCGCCAAGGTCGTCATCGAGCACGGCTCCCCCTGGTGGGCCAAGTACGGCCTGGCCAAGGACGACTTCCTCGGCATCCGCGCCGCCGAAGGCTGGCACGCCCGCTACGCCCCCTGGGCCTCCGCCGCCGGCGGCACCGGTGGCCACGTCGTCCGCGCCGGCGAGGTCTACTGA
- a CDS encoding glycerophosphodiester phosphodiesterase, with the protein MTWILAAAVLGFGAPKSVEWVAHRGESADAPENTMAAFQLAWERKVPAIELDVHLARDGSLVVIHDADAKRTTGVSRLIKESTRDELTSLDAGTWKAPRFSAERLPLLGEALTTIPDGSRCFIEVKVGPEAIPALVDAVRASGKKPEQLVIIAFNPETVAEAKRKLPELKAYFLASPKRNDAGEWTPGVASLIAKARELGADGLDLGAAAVDAEWVKQIKGAGLGLYVWTVDSPDEARRLIDAGVDGITSNKPSWLRDQF; encoded by the coding sequence ATGACCTGGATCCTGGCCGCGGCGGTGTTGGGCTTCGGGGCCCCGAAGTCGGTCGAGTGGGTGGCCCATCGGGGCGAGTCGGCCGATGCGCCCGAGAATACGATGGCGGCGTTCCAGCTCGCCTGGGAGCGCAAGGTACCGGCCATCGAGCTGGACGTCCACCTGGCCCGCGACGGTAGCCTCGTCGTCATCCACGACGCCGACGCCAAGCGGACGACCGGGGTTTCCCGCTTGATCAAGGAGAGCACGCGCGACGAGCTGACCTCGCTCGACGCCGGCACCTGGAAGGCCCCCCGTTTTTCCGCCGAGCGTCTGCCGCTGCTTGGCGAGGCCCTGACCACCATCCCCGATGGGAGCCGCTGCTTTATCGAGGTGAAGGTCGGCCCCGAGGCGATCCCCGCGCTGGTCGACGCGGTCCGGGCCTCGGGCAAGAAGCCCGAGCAGCTCGTGATCATCGCGTTCAACCCCGAGACGGTCGCCGAGGCCAAGCGCAAGCTGCCCGAGCTGAAGGCTTATTTCCTGGCCAGCCCCAAGCGAAACGACGCCGGCGAGTGGACGCCGGGCGTGGCTTCCCTGATCGCCAAGGCCAGGGAACTGGGCGCCGACGGCCTCGACCTTGGCGCCGCGGCAGTTGACGCCGAATGGGTCAAGCAGATCAAGGGGGCTGGCCTGGGGCTCTACGTCTGGACCGTCGACAGCCCGGACGAGGCACGCAGGTTGATTGACGCCGGGGTCGACGGCATCACGTCGAACAAGCCGTCCTGGCTCAGAGATCAGTTCTGA
- a CDS encoding sigma-70 family RNA polymerase sigma factor, whose translation MTEMIAGAIAPDEHLVALARGGDAPAREELFRRHRAIAYRVAHRCLGNDEDALDAVQDAFIKALGHLDDFDGRSGFRTWLLKIVTNTSLDAGRRRKRRATTPLAQAERDGNEPGIEVDPTVGLRRRDLRDAIDAGLNRLGADTRATFVLFAEAGLSYKEIAEAQDVAIGTVMSRIHYARKKLQSFLAGVDGL comes from the coding sequence ATGACCGAGATGATCGCCGGCGCCATCGCGCCCGATGAGCACCTGGTGGCCCTGGCACGCGGAGGCGACGCTCCGGCACGCGAGGAACTCTTCCGCAGGCATCGGGCCATCGCCTATCGGGTGGCACACCGCTGCCTGGGCAACGACGAAGACGCCCTGGATGCCGTGCAGGACGCCTTCATCAAGGCTCTCGGCCATCTGGACGACTTCGACGGCCGTAGCGGGTTCCGGACCTGGCTCCTGAAGATCGTGACCAATACCTCACTCGACGCCGGCCGCCGGCGGAAACGCAGGGCGACCACCCCCCTGGCCCAGGCCGAGCGGGACGGGAACGAGCCGGGCATCGAGGTCGACCCGACCGTCGGCCTCCGCCGCCGTGACCTCCGCGACGCGATCGACGCGGGACTGAACCGACTGGGAGCCGACACCCGAGCCACCTTCGTCCTGTTCGCCGAGGCGGGCCTGAGCTACAAAGAGATCGCCGAGGCGCAGGACGTGGCGATCGGCACCGTGATGAGCCGGATCCATTACGCGAGAAAGAAGTTGCAGTCATTCTTGGCGGGCGTGGACGGCCTCTGA
- the hpt gene encoding hypoxanthine phosphoribosyltransferase: MRVLIDRDRIRERVEALGRQIEADYQGQPLTIVAVLTGSLVLLADLIRAIQIPLRVAVLQAGSYRGASTTPGELTISDAFEPDIRGRDVLLLDDILDTGQTLSALVSRLADRGPLRVRTAVLLRKVGRQVIEIEPDYCGFTIPDEFVVGYGLDYNDDYRHLPDIAVLDAPA, from the coding sequence GTGCGAGTCTTGATCGACAGGGACCGGATCCGCGAACGCGTCGAGGCGCTCGGACGGCAGATCGAGGCCGACTATCAGGGACAGCCCCTGACCATCGTCGCCGTGCTCACCGGCAGCCTTGTGCTGCTGGCCGACCTGATCCGCGCGATTCAGATCCCCCTGCGCGTGGCCGTGCTCCAGGCGGGCAGCTATCGGGGGGCCTCCACCACCCCGGGAGAGCTGACGATCAGCGACGCCTTCGAGCCCGACATCCGGGGCCGCGACGTCCTCCTGCTGGACGACATCCTGGATACCGGCCAGACCCTCTCCGCCCTGGTGAGTCGCCTGGCCGATCGAGGGCCCCTGCGGGTGCGCACCGCCGTGCTCCTGCGCAAGGTGGGCAGGCAGGTCATCGAGATCGAGCCCGACTACTGCGGCTTCACCATCCCCGACGAGTTCGTCGTCGGCTACGGCCTGGACTACAACGACGACTACCGCCACCTGCCCGATATCGCGGTGCTGGATGCCCCCGCCTGA
- a CDS encoding glycosyltransferase family 4 protein: MPPPDPNGPLRLALISRRYPPQIGGGEKVMSYLAVALAAEGAEVTVLCCQAFDVDPPSHADEGPRVVRLPSSPVRGWGTVRYMTALNGWLRKNPVDLAYVSMLKHDAFAALGAGRARGFPVVLRPEGAGATGDIAWQGWGRGGRIIARRCKRADAVVAISPAVRAELLAAGYEPARVVDLPNGVPVPDLAWSPRPDWSRAPTAVFVGRLAPEKELGALVDAWPIVRRSHPAARLILIGEGPERLALESRIAGLGLTGAIELPGICLDPRPALRSADLFVLPSREEGMSIALLEALALGLPAVASDIPGNRRLIDDFETGRLASPDDPPALAAAILDQWLGFDRAVRMGRKARERVIAEFSVSASARLHLSLFRRLVAARDRTSL; this comes from the coding sequence ATGCCCCCGCCTGACCCGAACGGGCCGTTGCGCCTGGCCCTGATCTCTCGACGTTATCCGCCTCAGATCGGCGGGGGCGAGAAAGTCATGAGCTACCTGGCCGTGGCCCTCGCCGCCGAGGGGGCCGAGGTCACCGTCCTCTGCTGCCAGGCCTTCGACGTCGATCCCCCGTCGCACGCGGACGAAGGGCCGAGGGTCGTCCGCCTGCCGTCGTCGCCCGTCCGGGGCTGGGGCACCGTGCGCTATATGACGGCGCTGAACGGCTGGCTCCGGAAGAATCCCGTCGATCTGGCCTATGTGTCGATGCTCAAGCATGATGCCTTCGCCGCGCTGGGGGCGGGCCGTGCCCGGGGGTTCCCGGTCGTCCTGCGTCCTGAAGGGGCCGGGGCCACGGGCGACATCGCCTGGCAGGGCTGGGGGCGCGGGGGCCGGATCATCGCCCGGCGATGCAAGCGGGCCGACGCGGTCGTGGCGATCTCTCCCGCGGTTCGCGCCGAACTCCTCGCCGCGGGCTACGAACCCGCCCGCGTCGTCGACCTGCCCAACGGCGTGCCCGTGCCCGATCTCGCCTGGTCGCCCCGACCCGACTGGTCCCGGGCGCCAACGGCCGTCTTCGTCGGCCGCCTGGCCCCCGAGAAAGAGCTCGGGGCGCTCGTCGACGCCTGGCCGATCGTCCGGCGCTCCCACCCGGCGGCCCGTCTGATCCTGATCGGCGAGGGGCCCGAGCGGCTCGCCCTGGAATCGAGGATCGCCGGCCTCGGGCTGACCGGCGCGATCGAGCTGCCCGGGATCTGTCTCGACCCCCGCCCTGCCCTGCGCTCGGCCGACCTGTTCGTGCTGCCGTCGCGCGAGGAGGGGATGAGCATCGCGCTGCTGGAGGCGTTGGCCCTGGGCCTGCCCGCGGTCGCTTCGGACATCCCCGGGAATCGACGACTCATCGACGACTTCGAGACCGGCCGGCTGGCCTCCCCCGACGACCCGCCCGCCCTGGCCGCCGCGATCCTCGACCAGTGGCTGGGCTTCGATCGCGCCGTCCGGATGGGGCGGAAGGCCCGAGAGCGGGTGATCGCCGAGTTCTCCGTCTCCGCTTCGGCGCGGCTGCACCTTTCGCTGTTCCGCCGCCTGGTCGCCGCCCGCGACCGGACCTCCCTATGA
- a CDS encoding glycosyltransferase, with protein sequence MLNVLQLIPTLDRSGAEKQMVMLSAGLPRDRFRVEAAALTRLGPLEADLEAAGVPVTLIGKHLKVDPFALGRLTRFIRVRKFDVVQTWIFAASTYGRVAAHRAGVPVVVTAEMAVDLWKGRGHLWIDRKLANWTDALVGNSDAVVDFYRKAGVPEDRLVMIPSGIGDEEPPAVDPEAIRAELGLPPGCPLALFVGRLAPQKAVSDLLEALDVLQHIRPGLRTLIVGDGPLRDDLMGRASAYCLTDAVRFLGHRDDVPRLLAAADLLVLPSLYEGLPNVVLEAMRYSKPVVATAAPGTTEVVADGLTGLLVPMRNPRELARAIRSVIDDPALASRLGQAGRARVEAEFRAQTMIDRFAALYESIAARKGLPVRS encoded by the coding sequence GTGCTGAATGTGCTGCAACTGATCCCGACCCTCGACCGCTCGGGCGCCGAGAAGCAGATGGTGATGCTCTCGGCCGGCCTGCCGCGCGACCGCTTCCGCGTCGAGGCCGCCGCGCTCACCCGACTCGGGCCGCTGGAGGCCGACCTGGAGGCCGCGGGCGTGCCCGTCACGTTGATCGGCAAGCACCTGAAGGTCGATCCGTTCGCGCTGGGGCGCCTGACCCGGTTCATCCGCGTGCGCAAGTTCGACGTGGTGCAGACCTGGATCTTCGCCGCCAGCACCTATGGCCGGGTCGCCGCGCACCGCGCGGGTGTTCCTGTGGTGGTCACCGCCGAGATGGCCGTCGACCTCTGGAAGGGTCGCGGGCACCTCTGGATCGACCGCAAGCTGGCCAACTGGACCGACGCCCTGGTGGGCAACTCGGACGCCGTGGTCGACTTCTACCGCAAGGCGGGCGTGCCCGAGGACCGGCTGGTGATGATCCCGTCAGGCATCGGCGACGAGGAGCCGCCGGCCGTCGACCCCGAGGCGATCCGTGCCGAGCTGGGTCTTCCCCCGGGCTGCCCCCTGGCCCTGTTCGTCGGCCGGCTGGCGCCCCAGAAAGCGGTCTCCGACCTGCTGGAAGCGCTCGACGTGCTCCAGCACATCCGCCCCGGCCTGCGCACCTTGATCGTCGGCGACGGCCCCCTGCGCGACGACCTCATGGGCCGCGCCTCCGCCTACTGTCTGACCGACGCGGTGCGGTTCCTGGGCCATCGCGACGACGTCCCCCGGCTGCTCGCGGCGGCCGACCTGCTCGTCTTACCCAGCCTTTACGAAGGCCTGCCCAACGTGGTGCTGGAGGCGATGCGCTACAGCAAGCCCGTGGTGGCCACCGCCGCGCCAGGCACCACCGAGGTCGTCGCCGACGGCCTAACCGGCCTGCTCGTGCCGATGCGCAACCCCCGCGAGCTGGCCCGCGCCATCCGCTCGGTCATCGACGACCCCGCCCTGGCAAGTCGCCTGGGCCAGGCCGGCCGGGCCCGCGTCGAGGCCGAGTTCCGGGCCCAGACGATGATCGACCGCTTCGCCGCGCTCTACGAGTCGATCGCCGCCCGCAAAGGGCTGCCCGTCCGATCCTAG
- a CDS encoding type II toxin-antitoxin system prevent-host-death family antitoxin, which translates to MTWNLAEAKNRLSEVVNLALSEGPQTITRRNDTVVVISADKYAELTGKKLDFKEYLLQGVGLDELDLTRDQSPMRDVEL; encoded by the coding sequence ATGACCTGGAATCTCGCCGAAGCGAAGAACCGATTGAGCGAGGTCGTGAACCTCGCCCTCTCCGAGGGGCCGCAGACCATCACCCGTCGCAACGACACCGTCGTCGTCATCTCGGCCGACAAGTACGCGGAGCTGACCGGCAAGAAGCTCGACTTCAAGGAATACTTGCTCCAAGGGGTCGGCCTCGATGAGCTCGATTTGACGAGGGACCAGAGCCCAATGCGAGACGTCGAGCTGTGA
- a CDS encoding type II toxin-antitoxin system VapC family toxin, protein MKALLDTNILAELVKPNGSEAVHAALAEIPTASVFLSVLTVGEIVKGIALLPPGPKKKHLAKWLAGIESDYGERVLPIDVETARIWGELTARAQKKGVIIPPADGLLAATALRHGLHLMTRNTKHFEASGALIIDPWQDQD, encoded by the coding sequence GTGAAGGCCCTGCTCGATACCAACATCCTCGCCGAGCTGGTGAAGCCGAATGGCAGCGAGGCGGTGCATGCCGCTCTGGCCGAGATTCCCACGGCGAGCGTGTTCCTGAGCGTGCTCACGGTGGGTGAGATTGTGAAGGGCATCGCCCTCCTGCCCCCAGGTCCGAAGAAGAAACACCTCGCGAAATGGCTCGCCGGGATTGAGAGCGACTACGGAGAACGGGTCCTCCCCATCGACGTCGAAACCGCACGAATCTGGGGCGAGCTGACGGCTCGGGCTCAGAAGAAGGGCGTCATCATCCCGCCCGCCGATGGCCTGCTCGCCGCGACGGCCCTTCGGCACGGCCTTCACCTCATGACCCGCAACACCAAGCACTTCGAGGCGAGCGGAGCCCTCATCATCGACCCTTGGCAGGATCAGGATTAG